From Bacillus pumilus, one genomic window encodes:
- a CDS encoding nitroreductase family protein has protein sequence MTLSFDTLVRERRSASNFLPNISISREELNSIFEEVKMAPSAFNLQHTQYVVVQTEGLKEQVREAAFGQYKVHSASAAIIVLGDPNAYQQAGNIYEGLKMLGILNTQQYEEMVRETMTFYEQREADFQKEEAIRNASLSAMLFMLSAKNKGWDTCPMIGFDPDVMKKVLNIESDLVPVLMITLGKEKVESRQARGYRKPVSEFVTYL, from the coding sequence ATGACACTCAGCTTTGATACATTGGTACGTGAAAGACGATCCGCATCAAATTTTTTGCCAAATATCTCGATTTCGAGAGAAGAGCTTAACAGCATATTTGAAGAAGTCAAAATGGCACCATCTGCTTTTAACTTACAGCACACACAATATGTCGTCGTCCAAACAGAAGGTCTCAAAGAACAAGTAAGAGAAGCTGCATTTGGACAATATAAAGTGCATTCCGCCTCAGCAGCAATTATTGTACTTGGAGACCCAAATGCTTATCAGCAAGCGGGGAACATCTATGAAGGTCTGAAAATGCTTGGCATTTTAAACACGCAGCAATACGAAGAAATGGTCAGAGAGACGATGACCTTTTATGAACAGAGAGAAGCGGATTTTCAGAAAGAAGAGGCGATCCGCAATGCTTCATTATCTGCGATGCTGTTTATGCTCTCCGCCAAAAACAAGGGATGGGACACGTGCCCAATGATCGGTTTTGACCCTGATGTCATGAAAAAGGTGTTAAATATCGAGTCGGATTTGGTTCCTGTGTTAATGATCACACTCGGAAAAGAAAAAGTAGAGAGCAGACAAGCGAGAGGCTACAGAAAGCCAGTCTCTGAATTCGTAACATACTTATAA
- a CDS encoding LysR substrate-binding domain-containing protein, with product MDLRQIRYFIMVAEELNFSRAAERLKMAQPPLSQEIRKLEEELGVTLFHRTKRQVKLSDSGRVFLEEARRTLLQVDRTIKATQLADDGRIGQLTIGFVDSTDIVIDIIKRFRENFPNIHLVLCEMATEQQLKALYKKEIQIGFIRSNQNNKILTSEICCEESLSLVLPENHPLASFPKVPIHLLANEPFIMFPRHLGPAFYDLIISYFWENSISLNVVQEAIQMHTIVNLVAAGMGISVVPSSVESVKRAGVVYRKIQETTPKVNLYVSWRQDDTSTVADHFLTVVREAYLSSQSKS from the coding sequence ATGGATCTGAGACAAATACGTTATTTTATCATGGTTGCTGAAGAACTAAATTTTAGCCGGGCAGCTGAACGTCTTAAAATGGCACAGCCTCCATTAAGTCAAGAAATTCGTAAATTAGAAGAAGAGTTAGGTGTTACGCTTTTTCATAGAACGAAAAGACAGGTTAAACTTTCAGATTCTGGGAGAGTATTTTTAGAAGAAGCCCGCCGTACGCTTCTTCAAGTAGATAGAACGATTAAAGCAACACAACTTGCAGATGACGGAAGGATCGGTCAGTTAACGATCGGTTTCGTAGATTCTACTGATATTGTGATCGATATTATTAAAAGGTTTCGAGAAAATTTCCCTAACATCCATCTTGTCTTATGTGAAATGGCTACAGAACAGCAGTTAAAAGCACTATATAAGAAAGAAATTCAAATAGGATTTATTCGTTCTAACCAAAATAATAAGATACTTACCTCAGAAATTTGTTGTGAGGAATCATTAAGCTTGGTTTTGCCAGAAAATCATCCTTTAGCTTCATTTCCCAAAGTTCCAATTCATTTATTAGCCAATGAACCATTTATCATGTTTCCACGTCATCTAGGTCCAGCATTTTATGATTTAATTATCAGCTACTTTTGGGAAAATAGCATAAGTTTAAACGTAGTTCAGGAAGCTATTCAAATGCATACGATTGTTAATTTAGTTGCTGCAGGAATGGGAATCTCTGTGGTTCCATCCTCAGTAGAAAGCGTAAAACGCGCAGGGGTTGTTTATAGAAAAATCCAAGAAACTACACCAAAAGTAAATTTATATGTTTCATGGAGACAAGATGATACATCAACCGTCGCTGACCACTTTTTAACAGTTGTGAGAGAAGCTTATTTAAGTTCTCAGTCTAAATCATGA
- a CDS encoding GNAT family N-acetyltransferase, whose protein sequence is MHLLEKQRSPSMKEGIRQIDPAYPVFVDAVMDGFIQGHLYVDDAVHPLVFFLEAACGIYYVAGKREAELSRCLAFIVDVYERQRRQNGRFTVFSANQSTDVMMKKCLGSHLNEMERHAYVFPQAHSYVDVPHPGYRVERTNEQVINASRAFPPSYYEAYWGRAARFLSKGIGVAILDGENVVSECVSIFSSEDRVEIDIWTEEACRGKGLAQLAGQHMIRSCLENKRTPHWDCDVHHLASIKLAEKLGFQRTKTYRVFYGS, encoded by the coding sequence GTGCATCTCTTGGAGAAGCAAAGGTCACCATCGATGAAAGAAGGAATTCGCCAGATCGACCCGGCATATCCAGTGTTTGTAGATGCGGTCATGGATGGTTTCATACAAGGACATCTGTATGTAGATGATGCAGTGCACCCTCTTGTTTTTTTTCTTGAAGCTGCATGCGGCATTTATTATGTTGCAGGCAAGAGAGAAGCGGAGCTGTCACGCTGCTTGGCCTTCATTGTGGATGTTTACGAAAGACAGAGAAGACAAAACGGCCGGTTTACCGTATTTTCAGCGAATCAATCAACAGATGTGATGATGAAAAAATGTCTTGGTTCACATCTGAATGAGATGGAAAGACATGCGTACGTTTTTCCGCAGGCACATTCTTATGTCGATGTGCCTCATCCGGGCTATAGAGTAGAGCGGACAAATGAACAGGTGATCAATGCAAGCAGGGCTTTTCCTCCTAGCTATTACGAAGCCTATTGGGGGAGAGCGGCGCGCTTTCTATCAAAAGGAATCGGAGTTGCCATCTTAGATGGAGAGAACGTGGTGAGTGAATGTGTCTCCATTTTTTCAAGTGAAGATCGTGTGGAGATAGATATTTGGACAGAAGAAGCCTGCCGGGGGAAAGGTTTGGCGCAGCTGGCAGGTCAGCATATGATCAGGAGCTGTCTTGAAAATAAGAGGACACCGCATTGGGATTGCGATGTCCATCACCTAGCTTCGATCAAACTGGCAGAGAAGCTAGGCTTTCAGCGGACAAAAACCTATCGAGTGTTTTATGGCTCATGA
- a CDS encoding GNAT family N-acetyltransferase, producing MNIRPIEQKDNPYIAAIIRQSLESANLAIEGTAYTDPHLDQLFEYYQSLTHAAYWIAEENGDIVGGVGIAPFTNDICELQKLYLSPKAQGKGAGKKLMDTALQYASTYYEACYLETRQELTAATGLYQRYGFSLLSEPIDGSEHSAMDAWYLKTFSS from the coding sequence ATGAACATTAGACCCATTGAGCAAAAAGACAATCCGTATATCGCAGCGATTATCCGCCAGTCACTAGAATCGGCGAATTTGGCGATTGAAGGAACTGCCTACACTGATCCCCACCTTGACCAGCTTTTCGAATACTATCAATCATTGACTCATGCAGCCTATTGGATTGCTGAAGAGAATGGTGACATTGTAGGCGGCGTAGGCATTGCTCCATTTACAAACGACATCTGTGAATTACAAAAGCTTTATTTAAGTCCAAAGGCACAAGGAAAAGGTGCGGGCAAAAAACTGATGGATACGGCGCTGCAATATGCCTCTACATACTACGAAGCATGTTATTTAGAAACCCGCCAGGAATTAACTGCAGCCACCGGCCTTTATCAGCGATATGGCTTTTCTCTTCTCTCTGAACCGATTGATGGCTCTGAGCATTCTGCGATGGATGCTTGGTATCTCAAAACCTTCTCATCATGA
- a CDS encoding dihydrofolate reductase family protein, giving the protein MSQKRKLLFYGAMSIDGYLAREDHRLDWLIGTEGEEETSYDDFYASVDTLIMGRNTYEQVLQLSPDEFPYEGKTCYIMSRTLQDSLKGTHIIREDILSFVKKLKDVPGQHIWIVGGGELLQSFIKAGLVDELYLQIAPVMIGRGIPLFSPADMESRFSLKEVQQYKQIAEMHFVLKEEDH; this is encoded by the coding sequence TTGAGTCAGAAAAGGAAGCTGCTTTTTTATGGGGCGATGAGTATCGATGGCTATTTAGCGAGAGAGGATCACCGGCTCGATTGGCTAATAGGAACAGAGGGCGAGGAAGAAACGAGCTATGATGACTTTTATGCGTCAGTTGATACGCTGATCATGGGGCGAAATACATATGAGCAGGTTCTTCAGCTGTCACCAGATGAGTTTCCTTACGAAGGAAAGACTTGTTATATCATGTCACGAACTTTACAAGACAGTCTGAAAGGAACTCATATCATTCGAGAAGATATCTTATCATTTGTGAAAAAATTAAAAGATGTACCAGGTCAGCATATCTGGATTGTCGGCGGCGGGGAACTGCTTCAGTCTTTCATAAAAGCAGGATTGGTTGATGAGCTTTACCTTCAAATCGCACCTGTCATGATTGGGAGAGGCATTCCTCTGTTTTCCCCAGCGGATATGGAATCCAGGTTTTCATTAAAAGAAGTACAACAATACAAGCAGATAGCTGAAATGCATTTTGTCTTAAAAGAAGAGGATCACTGA
- a CDS encoding LysE family transporter — translation MILSMLIYAFVSSFTPGPNNIMAMVFTNKYGVKQTFRFCLGVGIGFLVILCLSCFFNIILYQVMPKIGWVMAFIGAAYMIYLAVKIMKSKGGDDETLDRYNHFVPGMMLQFINPKAILYGLTVISTFVLPYGQSNMHYVIWTLILALIGFLGTFSWSLFGSLYKRFLTAYEKPFQFVMGLLLIYSAISMVWGYVM, via the coding sequence TTGATTCTTTCTATGTTGATCTATGCTTTTGTGAGCAGCTTTACCCCGGGGCCAAACAACATCATGGCCATGGTCTTTACGAATAAGTATGGGGTCAAGCAAACATTTCGATTTTGTTTAGGTGTGGGTATCGGATTTCTCGTCATTTTGTGTTTGAGTTGCTTCTTTAATATCATTCTTTATCAAGTGATGCCGAAAATAGGCTGGGTCATGGCGTTCATCGGAGCCGCATACATGATTTATTTAGCTGTCAAAATCATGAAAAGTAAAGGCGGGGATGACGAAACCCTTGACCGCTACAATCATTTTGTTCCTGGTATGATGCTGCAATTTATCAACCCAAAAGCGATCTTGTATGGGTTGACCGTGATTTCAACCTTTGTTTTGCCATATGGACAATCTAATATGCATTATGTGATATGGACATTGATTCTCGCACTTATTGGCTTTCTCGGTACATTCAGCTGGAGCCTATTTGGCTCTTTATATAAGCGCTTTTTGACTGCTTACGAAAAACCGTTCCAGTTTGTCATGGGGCTGCTTCTGATATACAGTGCGATTTCAATGGTATGGGGCTATGTGATGTAA
- a CDS encoding GNAT family protein gives MTRLFLRPIEEQDYPGIQRGCQHAETLYMTGTRKTFTLEEIRSAYTRFLQDDSRRDFAICLLDTKEMIGDAAIVDIDPINHTASFRIALHGPEHFQKGYGTEAVRMVQAFAFDTLELNRLELEVFSHNPRAFRSYEKAGFQYEGKRRQALYFNETYSDVIIMGILREEYNQMNSGDAPA, from the coding sequence ATGACCCGCTTATTTTTGAGACCGATTGAAGAGCAGGATTATCCTGGTATTCAAAGAGGATGCCAGCATGCAGAAACTCTTTATATGACTGGCACACGCAAAACGTTCACACTAGAAGAGATTCGTTCAGCCTATACCCGATTTTTACAAGATGACAGCAGACGAGATTTCGCCATTTGTCTGCTAGACACGAAAGAAATGATTGGGGATGCGGCGATTGTGGACATTGATCCAATTAATCATACGGCAAGCTTCCGCATTGCGCTTCATGGACCAGAACATTTCCAAAAGGGCTATGGTACAGAAGCTGTCCGGATGGTTCAAGCATTCGCCTTTGATACATTAGAACTCAATCGTCTTGAGCTCGAAGTCTTTTCCCATAATCCAAGAGCCTTCAGAAGCTATGAGAAAGCCGGATTTCAATATGAAGGGAAAAGACGCCAAGCACTCTATTTCAATGAAACCTACTCAGATGTGATCATCATGGGCATCCTTCGTGAAGAATACAATCAGATGAACAGTGGAGATGCCCCCGCTTAA
- a CDS encoding LLM class flavin-dependent oxidoreductase, with product MELGISTFVETTPDFQTGKTVSHAQRIREVVEEIILADQVGLDVFGVGEHHRQDFAASNPAVVLAAAATQTKNIRLTSAVTVLSSADPVRVFQDFATLDGLSNGRAEIMAGRGSFIESFPLFGYDLNDYEELFEEKLDLLLKLQQSERVTWSGKHRPSIQDVGVYPRPVQDPLPIWIGSGGNRESVVRAGLLGLPLVLAIIGGSPRQFAPLVQLYKQAAVHAGHDPEKLTVASHSHGFVAEETDLAADQFFPSTQHVMNTLARERGWGPYTRSTFDAARTLEGALYVGDPDAVAEKVIHLRKNVGITRFMLHVPVGSMPHDQVLKAIELFGKEVAPKVREEVARWEAEQA from the coding sequence ATGGAACTAGGAATAAGTACATTTGTAGAAACAACACCTGATTTTCAAACAGGAAAAACAGTCAGTCACGCACAGCGTATTCGAGAAGTAGTCGAAGAAATTATTTTAGCAGATCAAGTCGGCCTTGATGTATTTGGAGTGGGTGAGCATCATCGACAAGATTTCGCTGCATCGAATCCAGCTGTCGTCTTAGCGGCTGCGGCAACACAAACAAAGAATATCCGCCTGACAAGTGCAGTGACAGTCCTTTCATCAGCAGATCCTGTTCGTGTCTTTCAGGATTTTGCAACATTAGATGGACTATCAAACGGGCGTGCAGAGATCATGGCAGGTCGTGGTTCATTTATTGAATCATTTCCGCTCTTTGGCTATGACCTGAATGATTATGAAGAATTATTTGAAGAAAAGCTTGATTTGCTGCTCAAATTACAGCAGTCCGAGCGTGTAACATGGAGCGGAAAGCATCGCCCATCTATTCAAGATGTTGGGGTATATCCAAGACCCGTTCAAGATCCGCTTCCAATCTGGATCGGCAGTGGGGGAAACCGTGAATCTGTTGTACGTGCTGGATTATTGGGGCTGCCGCTAGTACTTGCCATCATTGGCGGGAGTCCTAGACAGTTCGCACCGCTTGTACAGCTGTACAAGCAAGCGGCAGTGCACGCTGGACATGACCCAGAGAAATTAACCGTAGCGTCACATTCGCATGGATTTGTTGCGGAAGAAACAGATCTTGCAGCAGACCAATTCTTCCCTTCCACACAGCATGTGATGAACACGTTAGCAAGAGAGCGAGGCTGGGGTCCATATACTCGTTCTACATTTGATGCAGCGAGAACGTTAGAAGGCGCGCTGTATGTAGGAGATCCAGATGCAGTGGCAGAGAAAGTGATTCACCTTAGAAAAAATGTAGGAATCACGCGCTTTATGCTTCATGTACCGGTTGGTTCAATGCCGCATGATCAAGTATTAAAAGCCATTGAGTTATTTGGAAAAGAAGTCGCTCCTAAAGTAAGAGAAGAGGTTGCCCGCTGGGAAGCAGAGCAAGCATAA
- a CDS encoding YesK-like family protein — protein sequence MFWLQTAIFTIVVLCLSWWAGKRRRHRHAGLILPICFILFGLVLLIFSFFIGRWEGMALSISSISIVLSSMICLIIVTAIQFFKKDDPS from the coding sequence ATGTTTTGGCTGCAAACCGCTATTTTTACAATCGTTGTATTGTGTCTCTCATGGTGGGCAGGGAAAAGACGCAGACACCGTCATGCGGGGCTAATCCTCCCTATATGCTTCATTCTATTTGGATTGGTTTTATTGATATTCAGTTTCTTCATTGGCAGATGGGAAGGCATGGCGCTTAGTATATCAAGCATCTCTATCGTTCTCTCTTCCATGATTTGTTTGATCATCGTCACAGCGATTCAATTTTTTAAAAAAGATGACCCTTCTTAA
- a CDS encoding helix-turn-helix domain-containing protein — protein sequence MEDVQSIISKNVRLLRDQKKLSLEKMAELTGVSKTMIGQIERGESTPTITTLWKIANGLKVSFSELIYAPQPEIKVVRKEDAQILTEDDGRYRVYTTFPFDDRGKFEVYRVEIDPGGSLHANEHIGGTEELITVFEGALDISIGDEQYSLKAGDSIRFKADRSHAYKQTGEQMVRLQMILYYPHEKS from the coding sequence ATGGAAGATGTACAATCGATTATTTCTAAAAATGTGAGGCTTCTTAGAGATCAAAAAAAATTAAGCCTAGAAAAGATGGCAGAATTAACTGGTGTCAGTAAAACCATGATTGGACAAATTGAAAGAGGAGAATCAACCCCTACCATCACGACTTTGTGGAAAATCGCCAACGGATTAAAGGTGTCTTTTAGTGAGCTCATTTACGCACCACAGCCTGAAATCAAGGTGGTACGCAAGGAAGATGCACAGATTTTAACGGAAGATGACGGGAGATATCGTGTGTATACGACTTTTCCCTTTGATGACCGGGGAAAATTTGAAGTGTACCGAGTAGAAATTGATCCTGGCGGGTCGCTGCATGCGAATGAACATATTGGCGGAACAGAGGAATTGATCACTGTTTTTGAGGGAGCGCTTGATATATCCATTGGTGATGAGCAATACAGCTTAAAGGCCGGCGACTCCATTCGTTTTAAAGCGGACCGTTCGCATGCATATAAACAAACCGGAGAACAAATGGTCCGGCTGCAAATGATTCTTTATTATCCTCATGAAAAAAGCTGA
- a CDS encoding GNAT family N-acetyltransferase: MIISENLFTVRDLTYRIRSAAIGDAKQLSALRLKIDGETEYLDREPGEAFLHEKDFEVLIQEDAKQSRHLFLVADIEGEIVGFSRCEGHSLKRSAHKVTFGIAIQKDAWGYHIGKELLAASIDWADQQGIQKMSLHVLETNQKAIRLYERHGFLIEGVLKNDKRLADGLYYNTVVMGRQRPSF, encoded by the coding sequence ATGATCATCTCTGAAAACTTATTCACCGTTCGTGACTTGACCTATCGTATTCGTTCTGCTGCAATTGGCGATGCCAAGCAGTTATCAGCTCTCAGACTGAAAATTGATGGTGAAACAGAATATTTAGACCGTGAACCAGGCGAAGCCTTTCTTCATGAAAAAGATTTTGAGGTTTTGATTCAAGAGGATGCCAAACAAAGCAGGCATTTATTTTTGGTCGCTGATATTGAAGGAGAGATTGTCGGTTTCTCTAGATGTGAGGGACATTCACTCAAGCGCTCTGCTCACAAAGTGACATTTGGCATCGCCATACAAAAGGATGCCTGGGGCTATCACATTGGCAAAGAGCTTTTAGCCGCTTCTATTGACTGGGCTGATCAGCAAGGCATCCAGAAGATGTCACTTCACGTGCTGGAAACCAACCAAAAAGCCATTCGGTTATATGAGCGCCATGGCTTTCTGATTGAAGGGGTATTAAAAAATGATAAACGGCTGGCAGATGGACTTTATTACAATACTGTTGTGATGGGCAGGCAGAGGCCAAGCTTCTGA
- a CDS encoding aldo/keto reductase family protein: MEYSKLGSSGLTISKLAYGNWINHGGKINEETAHDCVKAALDVGITTFDTADVYSDTKAEEILGRSLKGIRRESIELCTKVCHPTGTGKNDRGLSRKHILENCHASLRRLQTDYIDIYYAHRFDPTTPLEETMLAFADLVRQGKVNYIGVSEWTAEQITRGAALARELNVPLIASQPQYSMLWRIIESDVIPTCQREGLGQVVWSPLAQGILTGKYLPGKSLPTNSRANSSAGKPFFKNLAQRWMNNNTLEAIQKLKPVAQEVDLTLAQLAIAWVLQNQNVSAAIIGASSPEQVRENALASEVKIETAMMNQIDEILGDLVEYDQSKTG, from the coding sequence ATGGAATATAGTAAACTTGGATCTAGTGGATTAACAATTAGTAAACTTGCTTACGGAAACTGGATTAATCATGGTGGTAAGATAAATGAAGAAACTGCCCATGATTGTGTGAAAGCTGCTCTTGATGTTGGTATTACGACGTTTGATACTGCTGATGTTTATTCAGACACCAAGGCTGAAGAGATACTAGGCAGGTCTTTAAAAGGGATCCGGCGGGAGAGTATTGAACTTTGTACAAAAGTATGTCATCCAACTGGTACTGGGAAAAACGATAGAGGATTATCACGCAAGCATATTTTGGAAAACTGTCATGCCTCTTTGCGACGTTTACAAACGGATTATATTGATATTTACTATGCACACAGGTTTGACCCAACTACACCTCTGGAAGAAACGATGTTAGCTTTCGCAGATCTAGTAAGACAGGGTAAAGTGAACTATATTGGTGTAAGTGAGTGGACAGCAGAACAAATTACTCGAGGGGCAGCGCTTGCACGAGAGCTAAATGTCCCCCTTATCGCCAGCCAACCTCAATACTCCATGTTATGGAGAATAATTGAAAGTGATGTAATACCGACCTGCCAGCGTGAAGGACTTGGCCAGGTAGTATGGTCTCCTTTGGCCCAGGGGATCCTTACTGGAAAGTATCTCCCAGGAAAATCACTTCCGACTAATTCGCGTGCTAACTCATCTGCTGGAAAACCTTTTTTTAAAAACCTTGCTCAACGCTGGATGAATAATAACACCTTAGAGGCGATACAAAAGCTTAAGCCCGTCGCACAAGAGGTTGATCTTACTCTCGCTCAGCTTGCGATAGCATGGGTACTGCAAAACCAGAACGTTTCTGCAGCAATTATCGGTGCTTCTAGTCCAGAACAGGTGAGGGAGAATGCTTTAGCATCTGAGGTGAAAATTGAAACTGCGATGATGAATCAGATTGACGAAATTCTAGGTGATCTGGTTGAATACGATCAGAGTAAAACAGGTTAA
- a CDS encoding VOC family protein, with the protein MIRRLDHIVLTVQHMEDTIRFYTNVLGMKEETFGEGRKALRFGLQKINLHEAGHEFERAAAHPLPGSSDLCFITDLDMDSLLLHLRKQVVPIEEGPVRRTGTLGPIESVYIRDPDLNLIEISRYIEEGDPS; encoded by the coding sequence ATGATACGACGACTTGATCATATCGTGTTGACTGTACAACATATGGAGGACACCATTCGCTTTTATACAAACGTATTAGGAATGAAGGAAGAAACCTTTGGAGAAGGCCGTAAAGCGCTTCGTTTTGGTTTACAGAAGATCAACCTTCATGAAGCTGGTCATGAATTTGAACGGGCAGCGGCTCACCCACTTCCTGGCTCTAGTGATTTGTGCTTTATCACCGATTTAGATATGGATAGTCTGCTGCTGCACCTTCGCAAGCAAGTGGTTCCTATTGAAGAAGGGCCAGTCAGGCGCACAGGTACATTAGGTCCGATTGAATCTGTTTATATCCGTGATCCTGATCTGAATTTAATTGAAATTTCTCGATATATAGAGGAGGGTGATCCGTCATGA
- a CDS encoding MarR family winged helix-turn-helix transcriptional regulator — protein sequence MVQHEHELDLRLFRVWMKAYQALFTNIQKDIERYDIGFENFQILELLYSKGPHPVQKISDILSIPSGSMTYVVNKLEKQELVKRQCAPSDKRVFHVLLTEKGKQLFDDIFPKHTDVISLNLSFIEKEEKEQLIELLKKVGLGAKQLHEKGKQDDTQL from the coding sequence ATGGTGCAGCATGAACATGAATTAGACTTAAGGCTATTCCGCGTGTGGATGAAAGCCTATCAAGCTCTTTTTACAAATATCCAAAAAGACATTGAACGGTATGATATCGGATTTGAGAACTTTCAGATCCTTGAATTGCTCTATAGTAAGGGGCCGCATCCTGTCCAAAAGATCAGCGACATCCTGTCAATCCCAAGTGGAAGCATGACATATGTCGTGAACAAACTAGAAAAACAAGAGCTGGTGAAAAGGCAATGTGCACCCTCTGATAAACGTGTATTTCATGTATTGCTGACGGAAAAAGGAAAGCAATTGTTTGATGACATTTTTCCTAAACACACAGATGTCATTTCGCTAAACCTATCCTTTATTGAAAAAGAAGAAAAAGAACAGCTCATTGAATTACTAAAAAAAGTCGGTTTAGGTGCAAAACAACTTCACGAAAAGGGGAAACAAGATGACACTCAGCTTTGA
- a CDS encoding CsbD family protein, with protein MSEEKGHMDKAKGKTNQVKGQVKEKLGEATDHQNLKAEGKKDQAKGKLQDKKGDVKNKLNE; from the coding sequence ATGAGTGAAGAAAAAGGACATATGGATAAAGCGAAAGGAAAAACAAATCAAGTCAAAGGTCAAGTGAAAGAAAAGCTTGGCGAAGCAACAGATCATCAAAACCTGAAAGCAGAAGGGAAAAAGGATCAAGCCAAAGGAAAGCTTCAAGATAAAAAAGGGGATGTGAAGAATAAACTAAACGAGTAG
- a CDS encoding MFS transporter, with amino-acid sequence MQKPISEQKAVLVILLSNIFIAFLGIGLIIPVMPLFMNVMHLTGSTMGYLVAAFAVAQLIASPIAGRWVDRYGRKIMIVSGLFLFALSELVFGLGTHVYVLYFARLLGGISAAFIMPAVTAYVADITTVQERSKAMGYVSAAISTGFIIGPGIGGFIAEYGVRLPFFFAAGIAFIAVISSMFMLKEPLTKEERAKQMGQVKESTFFKDLKKSIHPSYLIAFIIVFVLAFGLSAYETVFSLFTNHKFGFGPKDIAVIITVSSIVAVIIQVLVFGKLVNALGEKRVIQLCLIVGAVLAFVSTVVSGFLVVLIVTCVIFLAFDLLRPALTTFLSKIAGNQQGFVAGMNSTYTSLGTIFGPALGGILFDQNIHFPFLFAGVVLFLGLGLTLIWKGKAEEPAAE; translated from the coding sequence ATGCAAAAACCGATTAGTGAGCAAAAAGCTGTACTCGTTATTTTATTAAGTAATATATTTATTGCGTTTTTAGGCATCGGTCTCATCATTCCTGTCATGCCGCTATTCATGAACGTGATGCATCTAACAGGAAGTACGATGGGATACCTTGTGGCGGCGTTTGCTGTGGCTCAGCTCATTGCTTCACCTATTGCAGGGAGATGGGTAGACCGCTACGGAAGAAAGATTATGATTGTGTCAGGGCTGTTTCTATTTGCGTTATCAGAACTCGTCTTCGGTCTTGGGACACACGTGTATGTGCTGTATTTTGCAAGGCTGCTAGGCGGCATTAGTGCGGCATTTATCATGCCGGCTGTCACTGCTTATGTCGCAGATATCACGACCGTTCAAGAAAGATCAAAGGCAATGGGCTATGTGTCAGCGGCCATTAGTACCGGTTTTATTATTGGCCCGGGCATTGGCGGATTTATCGCAGAATATGGCGTACGCCTGCCATTCTTCTTTGCAGCAGGGATTGCGTTTATTGCCGTCATTTCGTCTATGTTTATGCTGAAGGAGCCATTAACAAAAGAAGAGCGAGCGAAACAAATGGGTCAAGTGAAGGAATCTACTTTCTTTAAAGATTTGAAAAAATCGATTCATCCAAGCTATCTCATCGCCTTTATCATTGTGTTTGTCCTCGCTTTTGGACTATCTGCGTATGAAACAGTCTTTAGCTTGTTTACAAATCATAAGTTTGGATTTGGACCAAAAGATATTGCCGTCATCATTACCGTCAGCTCGATTGTGGCGGTCATCATCCAAGTACTTGTGTTTGGTAAACTGGTTAATGCCCTAGGGGAGAAAAGAGTCATTCAGCTATGCCTGATTGTCGGAGCGGTCCTTGCTTTCGTTTCGACAGTCGTTTCAGGCTTTTTGGTTGTACTGATTGTCACATGTGTCATTTTCCTTGCGTTTGATTTATTGCGACCAGCATTAACGACCTTCTTATCCAAAATCGCTGGAAACCAGCAAGGATTTGTCGCAGGAATGAACTCCACCTACACAAGCCTAGGTACGATTTTTGGCCCAGCACTTGGCGGCATTTTATTCGATCAAAATATACATTTCCCATTTCTATTCGCAGGTGTTGTCTTATTTCTTGGGTTAGGCTTAACCCTTATTTGGAAGGGGAAGGCAGAAGAGCCTGCGGCAGAATAA